The genomic DNA TCCAATTATTAAAAGGAATTTTTGTTATTATCATTGTTCGGCTGCTTAGTGGTTTTCTCGGTTTTAATACATTAAGTTGGATGATGGAACAAGCATTAACATGGGGATTTCTCGCCATTATTATTATTTTCCAACCAGAGCTTAGACGTGCCCTTGAACAATTGGGAAGAGGGCGGTTTTTCTCAAGGACTATAACTCAAGAGGATGAAGGAAAAGAAGCTATTGTAGAAGCGATTATTAAAGCAACAGACTATATGGCTAAACGCCGTATTGGTGCGTTAATATCTGTTGAAAGGGAAACAGGTATGAGCGACTATATTGAAACCGGTATACCTTTACATTCAAAAATTTCTTCACAGTTGTTAATTAATATATTTATACCTAATACACCGCTCCATGATGGAGCTGTTATTATCCAAAAAAATGAAATTGCAGCAGCGGCTTGTTACT from Bacillus aquiflavi includes the following:
- the cdaA gene encoding diadenylate cyclase CdaA, translated to MPFVNYSLLDYLAVIVDILLVWFVIYKLIMVIKGTKAVQLLKGIFVIIIVRLLSGFLGFNTLSWMMEQALTWGFLAIIIIFQPELRRALEQLGRGRFFSRTITQEDEGKEAIVEAIIKATDYMAKRRIGALISVERETGMSDYIETGIPLHSKISSQLLINIFIPNTPLHDGAVIIQKNEIAAAACYLPLSESPFISKELGTRHRAALGISEVTDSITIVVSEETGSISITKNGELHRDLSSEMFKEMLTKELLAVSKQKQTSSPRWNWRGKRNG